The DNA window AAGTAAGGCGTCACAGAAAGGAACCGGGATGGAACAGAAACGATACGAAAGTGATATGACCCCAAAAGAAAAAAGGGAACTTGAGAAAAAGAAATTAAAACAGATGACATTCCCACAGAAAGTGGAATACATCTGGGCATACTATAAACTGCATATGGCGATAGCGCTTGCCATTATCCTGGTGATTGTATTTGTCGGACAGCTGATTTACCGGAGTCAGTTTGACACGGTCTTTTATGCAGCAATTATCAACGGTTCGTCAGGGGACGGAGAGGCGCTTGCACAGGATTTTAAAACGTATACCGGAGATACGGATAAGTATCATGAATATACCGTGGATAATTCCATGTATCTGGTCAAAGACCAGGAGGATTATAACATGGTCATGAAACTCTCCACGATCATCGGCGCCCAGCAGGTGGATGTGCTGATCGCTCCGGAATACAAATTTCAGGAATATGTGGATCAGGGTGGATTTTATCCGATGTCGGAACTGCTGACAGATGAACAGCAGGAGGCATACAAAGACCAGCTGACAGAATACGGACTGAAGGTTGGTGACAGTGAGGTACTCAAAGCCCATGGCATGCAGGTGGATGAAGATGCCTGCCTGGGAGTGTTGATCTATTCGGATCATCTGGAGGAAGCCAAATCATTTATTACATATATTATGGGTGATGGAAACACGCCTGATGAAAACGAAGGAGGACAACAATGAGTGATTTGTATTTGGAAGAACTGGTAAAAAGAAGAAGAACGGGAACGGATCAGGCACTGCGGTATGCACTGATGGCAGTGACTGCGATCGGTGTTGTACTGTCGCTTCTCACCTGGAACCTGATCATTATTGCGGTTTCTATCGCGATTTGCGTGGCAGATATCTTTATTTTCCCGAGATTTCAGACAGAATGGGAATACCAGTATGTCAACGGAGAACTGGATGTGGACCGTATCCTGAACAAAGCAAAGAGAAAACGTATGGCATCTTACGATATCACAAAAGCAGAACTGATCGCTCCGGCAGCGTCTCACAGATTTGATTACTATAATAACAATCAGAAATTAAAAGTCTGTGATTATTCATCCTGCAACCCGGAGAGAGAAAAACTGGTATATGCGATGATCATGCCGGAAAAAGAAGGGATGCTGAAAGTGCTTTTTGAGCCATCTGAGCATATGGTCAAGGACTTCCGACTGAAAGCTCCGAGAAAAGTGTTCTTTGATTAAGATTGACAGGGTGCATGTTTTTTGTTAAACTAATTGTCAACAATGAGTAAAGCATACGAAAGGAGAAAGAAATGGGTACAATTATTGGTGATGGAATTACTTTTGACGATGTGTTACTGGTTCCTCAGTATTCAGAAGTAACTCCCAACATGGTAGATTTATCTACACATTTAACAAAAAAAGTTAAACTGAACATCCCGATGATGAGTGCGGGAATGGACACAGTTACCGAACATCGTATGGCGATCGCCATGGCGAGACAGGGAGGTATCGGTATTATCCATAAAAACATGTCTATCGAGGCTCAGGCTGATGAGGTGGACAAGGTAAAACGTTCAGAGAACGGAGTCATCACAGACCCATTTTTCCTTTCACCGGAACACACACTGGAAGATGCCAACAATCTGATGGCAAAATTCAGAATCTCCGGTGTGCCGATTACAGAAGGCAGAAAACTGGTTGGTATCATCACAAACCGTGACCTGAAATTCGAAGAGGATTTCACCAAGAAGATCAAAGACTGTATGACATCCGAAGGACTGATCACAGCAAAAGAAGGTATCACACTGGATGAAGCCAAAAAGATCCTTGCACAGGCAAGAAAAGAAAAACTGCCGATCGTAGATGATGACTTCAACCTGAAAGGTCTGATCACCATCAAAGATATTGAAAAACAGATCAAATATCCGCAGTCTGCAAAAGACAAAAACGGTCGTCTGCTTTGTGGTGCAGCTGTTGGAATTACAGCAAACGTGATGGAACGTGTGGATGCTCTGGTAAAAGCAAAAGTTGATGTCATTGTTATCGACTCTGCACACGGACATTCCGCAAATATTTTCAAAACACTGCGTATGATCAAAGATAAATATCCGGATCTGCAGGTGATCGCAGGTAACGTTGCAACAGGTGCAGCAACCAGAGACCTGATCGAGGCCGGAGCCGATGCGGTAAAAGTAGGTATCGGACCTGGATCTATCTGTACGACCCGTGTGGTTGCCGGAATCGGTGTTCCACAGGTCACAGCAGTTATGGATTGCTACAACGCAGCAAAAGAATACGGTGTGCCGATCATCGCAGATGGCGGTATCAAGTATTCCGGAGATATGACAAAAGCAATCGCAGCCGGAGCTAACGTGTGT is part of the Blautia faecicola genome and encodes:
- a CDS encoding DUF6106 family protein, coding for MSDLYLEELVKRRRTGTDQALRYALMAVTAIGVVLSLLTWNLIIIAVSIAICVADIFIFPRFQTEWEYQYVNGELDVDRILNKAKRKRMASYDITKAELIAPAASHRFDYYNNNQKLKVCDYSSCNPEREKLVYAMIMPEKEGMLKVLFEPSEHMVKDFRLKAPRKVFFD
- the guaB gene encoding IMP dehydrogenase, yielding MGTIIGDGITFDDVLLVPQYSEVTPNMVDLSTHLTKKVKLNIPMMSAGMDTVTEHRMAIAMARQGGIGIIHKNMSIEAQADEVDKVKRSENGVITDPFFLSPEHTLEDANNLMAKFRISGVPITEGRKLVGIITNRDLKFEEDFTKKIKDCMTSEGLITAKEGITLDEAKKILAQARKEKLPIVDDDFNLKGLITIKDIEKQIKYPQSAKDKNGRLLCGAAVGITANVMERVDALVKAKVDVIVIDSAHGHSANIFKTLRMIKDKYPDLQVIAGNVATGAATRDLIEAGADAVKVGIGPGSICTTRVVAGIGVPQVTAVMDCYNAAKEYGVPIIADGGIKYSGDMTKAIAAGANVCMMGSMFAGCDESPGSFELYQGRKYKVYRGMGSIAAMENGSKDRYFQTGAKKLVPEGVEGRVAYKGHLEDTVFQLIGGLRSGMGYCGAKDIETLKETGKFVKISAASLKESHPHDIHITKEAPNYSIDE